The Nostoc sp. UHCC 0302 genome includes a window with the following:
- a CDS encoding ShlB/FhaC/HecB family hemolysin secretion/activation protein yields the protein MVAKVTQTFVAPCLLVLLSSLTTTPSRAQIINRVQLPQNNSPTSQQLPPPQDVQPPSPKIPPIPSPPSQLPPPSELLKPDQLLPPLDEPLTTTPQIFTVKQFEVIGSTVFSPDKLNQVFAGLINKPITFAQLLEARSKITELYINAGYVTSGAYIPEQTLTDGVVQIQVIEGKLEDIQITGTRRLNPNYIRSRIANGASAPLNQKRLLESLQLLQLNPLIQNLSAELSAGSRPGANLLAIKVTEADTFNVQTVFDNGRSPSIGSFRRQLQVNEANLLGFGDSTSLAYSNTDGSNTIDASYSLPVNPRNGTLTFSYGNTSANIIERPFNKLDIESASQYYELTFRQPLVQTPNQEFALGVTASRRESDISSSVLEQEDIPLYLLSPGADAEGNTRVSALRFFQEWTLRNSQEVIAARSQFSLGTGAFNATVNENDPDSRFFAWRGQAQWVRLLAPDTLLLIRGDVQVASTTLLASEQFGLGGIDSVRGYRQDLLLADNGALASVELRLPIVRVPQWNGIMQVTPFVDIGTAWNNSSSREENNTNTTNTLASIGLGLRWLQGNNFTAAVEWGIPLISVDTQGNTWQDNGLYFFVQYNPF from the coding sequence ATGGTCGCTAAAGTTACTCAAACTTTTGTTGCCCCCTGCTTACTCGTATTGCTCAGTAGTTTGACAACTACACCTAGCAGGGCGCAGATAATAAATCGTGTACAACTACCTCAAAACAATTCTCCCACAAGTCAACAACTCCCGCCGCCGCAGGATGTCCAACCACCTTCACCTAAAATACCACCAATACCGTCTCCACCATCCCAACTACCACCTCCATCCGAATTACTCAAACCAGATCAACTCCTGCCCCCATTAGATGAACCGCTGACTACAACACCGCAAATTTTTACTGTTAAACAGTTTGAAGTCATTGGGAGTACAGTATTTAGTCCAGACAAATTAAATCAAGTATTTGCTGGCTTGATTAACAAACCAATAACATTTGCACAATTATTAGAAGCTCGTTCCAAAATTACCGAACTTTATATTAATGCGGGATACGTCACTTCTGGAGCTTATATTCCTGAACAAACTCTCACTGACGGTGTTGTTCAAATCCAGGTAATTGAAGGGAAATTAGAGGATATTCAGATAACTGGAACTAGGCGGCTCAACCCTAACTATATTCGCAGCCGTATAGCTAATGGCGCATCTGCCCCTTTAAATCAAAAACGCCTACTAGAGTCTCTGCAACTATTACAACTTAACCCTTTAATTCAAAACTTGTCCGCTGAATTATCTGCTGGCTCACGTCCTGGCGCTAATTTGTTGGCTATTAAAGTAACAGAAGCAGATACATTCAATGTACAAACAGTATTTGACAATGGTCGTTCCCCTAGTATTGGTAGTTTCCGACGACAACTACAAGTTAACGAAGCCAACTTGCTAGGATTTGGAGATAGTACATCGTTAGCATACAGCAATACTGATGGCAGTAATACCATAGACGCCAGCTACAGCTTGCCTGTCAACCCCCGCAATGGTACTCTTACCTTCAGCTATGGCAACACATCAGCTAATATCATTGAACGTCCTTTCAATAAACTAGATATCGAATCAGCTTCTCAATATTATGAACTGACATTTCGGCAGCCTTTAGTGCAAACTCCTAACCAAGAATTCGCTTTAGGAGTCACGGCTTCTCGCAGAGAAAGTGATATTTCCTCCTCTGTGCTAGAACAGGAGGATATCCCCCTTTATCTACTTTCACCAGGGGCTGATGCAGAAGGGAACACTCGTGTTTCTGCGTTGCGGTTTTTTCAAGAGTGGACTCTTCGCAATAGTCAAGAGGTAATTGCGGCTCGTTCCCAATTTAGTCTGGGAACTGGTGCCTTTAATGCCACAGTTAATGAGAATGACCCTGATAGCCGCTTCTTTGCTTGGCGAGGACAAGCACAATGGGTACGCCTGTTAGCTCCTGATACTTTATTATTAATTCGTGGCGATGTGCAAGTGGCTTCTACAACACTTTTAGCTTCAGAACAATTTGGTTTAGGTGGTATCGATAGTGTACGAGGGTATCGTCAAGATTTACTATTAGCAGATAATGGTGCTCTTGCTTCTGTTGAGTTACGGCTACCAATTGTGCGTGTACCACAATGGAATGGAATTATGCAAGTTACTCCATTTGTTGATATTGGCACTGCTTGGAACAATTCATCGAGTAGAGAAGAGAATAATACTAATACTACTAATACTCTAGCTTCTATTGGTTTAGGTTTGCGTTGGTTACAAGGGAATAACTTTACTGCTGCTGTTGAATGGGGTATCCCTTTAATTTCTGTTGATACTCAAGGTAATACATGGCAAGATAACGGTTTGTATTTTTTTGTACAATATAACCCGTTTTAA
- a CDS encoding CHAT domain-containing protein — MKFFKYLLLSLFTVFLCVLGSVFANDHISLTTAFAKSKIISDTVLATKPVVNQAQIFSLVQQSQALYGGGQFVEAVQLLKKAVDEFKATNDVLNEVIALTNLSLAYQQLGRWVEANEAIAQSIKLLQTFKLSDSSQEQSQVFAQALDVRGGLELAQGQTESALSTWQEAAKIYQNLDDISALARNRINQAQAMQALGNYLQADKTLTSVRENLQKQPDSPVKATGLYSLGNVLRSLGYLNDSHKTLEESYSVAKRAGDVLAQSNALLSLGNTARAQIYAQLSLGDSSSAKAYAKTAIQYYQQAVQIVSATPTVRLQSQLNLLRLLIEQQEVSTAKALLPSIQSGIDNLPPSRTAVNYRINFAQSLSKMTQSSVEPKNVAKMLAQAVQVAKSLKDQRTESYALGTLGELYEQTGQLADARGLTQQALVEAESIDAQDIAYQWHWQMGRILQKQSDIPAATDAYSRAYNALKSLRNDLVAINPDVQFSFRESIEPVYRQYVDLLLQLPENTVQKPDNLVQARQVIESLQLAELDNFFRSPCLLPRVDLDKLVEKEKSTAVIYPIILDNRLEIITRLPGQDTISRQTAKVPKGVLEKTVEQLQKDLPVASREPDVKQRSQQLYDWLIRPIESDLANKGITSLVFVLDGSLRNIPMAILYDQQQQKYLIEKYAISLMPGLQLLAPKPLQNVRLNVLIAGVEQERVIEGKSFPELLNVTQELKQVQSEVKSSKQLLNQQFTKANLQKQIQSTPFSVVHLATHGQFSSDIEQTYILTWDSLLKVRELDSLLRARGESRPETIELLVLSACKTATGDKRAALGLAGVAVRAGARSTLATLWTIDDESTTDFMSELYRQLDARLLTLAIFR; from the coding sequence ATGAAATTTTTCAAATATTTATTATTATCATTGTTTACTGTATTTTTGTGTGTACTTGGTTCGGTTTTTGCTAATGACCATATTTCCTTAACAACAGCTTTTGCCAAATCTAAAATTATATCTGATACTGTTCTAGCAACAAAGCCTGTCGTTAACCAAGCCCAGATTTTCAGTTTAGTGCAGCAAAGTCAAGCACTTTATGGAGGGGGACAATTTGTAGAAGCAGTACAACTTCTAAAAAAAGCAGTAGATGAATTTAAAGCTACTAATGATGTATTGAACGAAGTTATAGCTTTGACTAACCTTTCTTTAGCTTATCAGCAATTAGGACGATGGGTTGAAGCCAATGAAGCGATCGCACAAAGTATTAAACTATTGCAAACTTTCAAATTGTCAGATTCTTCGCAAGAACAATCCCAAGTCTTTGCTCAAGCTTTAGATGTTCGCGGTGGGCTGGAATTAGCACAAGGACAAACTGAATCAGCTCTAAGTACTTGGCAAGAAGCGGCTAAAATCTATCAAAACTTGGATGATATATCAGCGCTGGCTCGCAATCGTATTAATCAAGCCCAAGCAATGCAAGCTTTGGGAAATTATCTACAAGCAGATAAGACTTTAACTTCGGTACGAGAAAATCTCCAAAAACAACCAGATTCTCCTGTAAAAGCTACAGGATTGTATAGCTTAGGAAATGTCTTGCGAAGTTTGGGTTATTTAAATGACTCACACAAAACCCTAGAAGAAAGTTATTCTGTGGCTAAACGGGCAGGAGATGTACTCGCCCAAAGTAATGCTTTATTGAGTTTAGGTAATACAGCTCGCGCTCAAATTTATGCTCAATTGAGTTTGGGTGACTCAAGCAGTGCAAAAGCTTACGCCAAAACAGCAATCCAATATTATCAGCAAGCAGTACAGATTGTATCTGCGACGCCTACTGTGCGCCTCCAATCCCAATTGAATTTATTAAGACTGTTGATAGAGCAACAGGAAGTTAGCACAGCAAAAGCTTTATTGCCATCAATTCAGTCGGGGATAGACAATTTGCCTCCAAGTCGAACGGCTGTTAACTACCGGATTAATTTTGCTCAAAGTCTGAGCAAAATGACACAAAGCTCAGTTGAGCCAAAAAATGTTGCTAAAATGCTAGCCCAAGCTGTGCAAGTGGCTAAGAGTTTAAAAGATCAACGAACCGAATCTTATGCTCTTGGTACTCTTGGTGAACTGTACGAACAAACCGGACAGTTAGCTGATGCCAGAGGTCTTACACAGCAAGCTTTGGTGGAGGCTGAGTCCATTGATGCCCAAGATATTGCTTATCAATGGCATTGGCAGATGGGACGGATACTGCAAAAACAATCCGATATTCCAGCAGCAACAGATGCTTATAGTCGAGCTTATAACGCTCTCAAGTCCCTTCGGAATGATTTAGTTGCAATAAATCCTGATGTACAATTTTCTTTCCGTGAGAGCATAGAACCTGTATATCGACAGTATGTTGATTTACTATTACAACTTCCGGAAAATACGGTTCAAAAGCCAGATAATCTCGTTCAAGCTCGTCAGGTAATTGAATCTCTCCAGTTAGCAGAGTTAGATAATTTCTTTCGTTCACCTTGTTTGCTACCAAGAGTTGACCTTGATAAGTTAGTTGAAAAGGAAAAATCCACAGCTGTTATCTATCCAATTATTTTAGATAACCGATTAGAGATTATTACTAGGCTACCAGGGCAAGATACAATCTCCCGTCAAACAGCTAAAGTCCCTAAAGGTGTATTAGAAAAAACTGTAGAACAACTACAGAAAGATTTACCTGTTGCTAGCCGAGAGCCTGATGTTAAGCAGCGCTCACAACAGTTATATGACTGGCTAATTAGACCAATTGAATCAGATTTGGCAAACAAGGGTATAACATCCTTAGTATTTGTGCTGGATGGTTCTTTGCGGAATATCCCGATGGCAATTCTTTATGATCAACAACAGCAGAAATACCTCATAGAAAAGTATGCTATTTCTTTGATGCCTGGGCTACAACTGCTTGCCCCTAAACCTTTACAAAATGTACGGCTAAACGTTTTAATCGCTGGGGTTGAGCAAGAACGAGTGATTGAAGGTAAATCTTTTCCAGAACTTTTAAATGTTACTCAGGAATTAAAACAAGTTCAATCTGAAGTTAAATCAAGTAAACAACTCTTAAATCAACAGTTCACTAAAGCTAATCTACAAAAGCAAATTCAATCTACTCCCTTCTCGGTAGTGCATCTAGCTACTCATGGCCAATTTAGTTCAGATATTGAACAAACCTATATTCTGACCTGGGATAGCTTACTGAAAGTTAGGGAGTTAGATAGTTTACTACGGGCTAGAGGTGAAAGCCGACCAGAAACAATTGAATTACTTGTCCTTAGTGCCTGTAAAACCGCTACTGGAGATAAACGAGCTGCTTTAGGATTAGCTGGAGTTGCTGTGCGAGCAGGCGCACGTAGTACATTAGCTACTTTGTGGACAATTGATGATGAATCTACTACTGACTTTATGAGTGAATTATATCGGCAGTTGGATGCTAGGCTGTTGACTTTGGCTATTTTTCGGTAG
- a CDS encoding filamentous hemagglutinin N-terminal domain-containing protein produces MTNPCFLGMVIGGAIAFGANCASAQITPDGTLPNNSIVTPDGSTLNITGGTQAGSNLFHSFGEFSVPTGGTASFNNALDIQNIISRVTGGSVSNIDGIISTKGTANLFLINPNGIIFGQNAQLNVGGSFIATTANALQFGDIGFFSATEKNIPSRLLTVNPSALLFNQINQNAEIKNNSVAFAGKDPAGFDAFGLRVPDGESLLLVGGNISMSGKLNAFGGRVELGGLGEPGTVALGIDEAGIFLAGAGGGNIEIKPIEFVEVNIRLIEFQFPRISVDTEVIRGCYSPGYAQNRFVITGRGGFPANPKDILTPDAPQIDWVSFKPSNNNRSLPPVTIKPTISAPQRIVEATGAMLNAKGQIVLSANSSNITPHTARQNPIQCHGS; encoded by the coding sequence ATGACTAATCCTTGTTTTTTAGGAATGGTGATTGGAGGTGCGATCGCTTTCGGGGCAAATTGTGCTTCTGCTCAAATTACCCCGGATGGTACTTTGCCTAATAATTCTATCGTTACACCCGATGGCAGCACTCTCAATATCACTGGAGGAACACAAGCAGGAAGTAATTTGTTTCACAGCTTTGGCGAGTTTTCTGTTCCTACTGGTGGTACTGCTTCTTTTAATAATGCTCTTGATATTCAAAATATCATCAGTCGAGTAACGGGTGGGTCAGTTTCTAACATTGACGGGATAATCAGCACTAAAGGTACAGCTAACCTATTTCTGATAAATCCCAACGGCATTATTTTTGGTCAGAATGCTCAATTAAATGTTGGTGGCTCTTTTATTGCGACTACAGCGAATGCACTGCAATTTGGAGATATTGGATTTTTTAGTGCTACTGAGAAAAATATCCCTTCACGCTTATTGACTGTTAATCCTTCAGCATTGCTGTTTAATCAAATTAATCAAAACGCTGAGATTAAAAATAATTCAGTTGCATTTGCAGGAAAAGATCCAGCAGGCTTTGATGCATTTGGTTTACGAGTACCGGATGGTGAGAGTTTACTCTTGGTAGGTGGTAATATCAGCATGAGTGGAAAATTAAATGCTTTTGGTGGACGAGTTGAATTAGGAGGGTTAGGCGAACCTGGTACTGTAGCGCTGGGTATAGATGAAGCAGGTATATTTTTAGCTGGGGCTGGTGGGGGTAATATTGAAATAAAACCTATAGAATTTGTAGAAGTTAATATCCGCTTGATTGAGTTTCAGTTTCCAAGAATATCAGTTGATACTGAGGTAATACGAGGTTGCTATAGTCCAGGCTACGCCCAAAATCGGTTTGTGATCACTGGACGCGGCGGTTTCCCAGCCAATCCTAAAGACATTCTCACTCCTGATGCGCCACAAATAGATTGGGTGTCTTTTAAACCCAGTAACAACAACCGCTCCCTACCACCTGTCACTATTAAACCAACTATCTCTGCTCCTCAACGGATTGTTGAAGCCACAGGTGCGATGCTCAATGCTAAAGGTCAAATAGTTCTCAGCGCTAATTCATCTAACATTACTCCTCATACTGCAAGACAGAACCCAATTCAGTGTCATGGTAGCTAA
- a CDS encoding helix-turn-helix transcriptional regulator, producing MKKQMIVWKLNEVMARQRIKNKDLAAFLGIDENSVSRLRKTDEMPRLTGERLNGLCVALGCQPGDLIVFIPDDEANPRQDTPQQMGLLPGLNQGTLKTAKPNMQSLAA from the coding sequence ATGAAAAAGCAGATGATTGTTTGGAAGTTAAATGAAGTGATGGCAAGGCAGCGCATCAAAAACAAAGACTTGGCAGCATTTCTTGGAATTGACGAAAACTCTGTTTCCCGGCTGAGGAAAACAGATGAAATGCCTCGCTTAACAGGAGAAAGACTTAATGGACTTTGCGTTGCTCTTGGATGCCAACCTGGGGATTTGATCGTTTTTATCCCTGACGATGAGGCAAACCCTAGACAAGATACTCCACAACAAATGGGGTTACTCCCTGGTCTGAACCAGGGAACTTTAAAAACTGCTAAACCGAATATGCAAAGCCTTGCAGCATAA
- the iscB gene encoding RNA-guided endonuclease IscB, which produces MYVFVLDKNKQPLDPCHAARARELLKQGRATVYKQYPFTIIIKDREVGQSVIHPHQVKIAPGSKVTGLTVLQENTNRCVFAAEISHRGFQIKQALLSRRQLRRSRRLRKTRYRKPRFLNRKRKKGWLPPSLQSRIENVLTWVNRLRHVCPITAISQELVKFDLQKLEQPEIQGVDYQRGELFGFEVKEYLLTKWGHQCAYCSVKDVPLQIEHIVAKSRGGTNRVSNLTLACQKCNQSKGNQPIIEFLKKKPELLNRILSQAKKPLVDATAVNVTRWELYRRLQQTGLPVEVGSGGQTKWNRTNHRIEKSHWADSLCVGASTPKKLLIKGIKPLAITAKGHGTRQRCRTNKFGFPKAHAPSSKYFQGFTTGDIVKANIPTGKFAGTYIGRIAIRFRPSFVLYFLDKKFDVHPKYLNTRQKADGYEYKQ; this is translated from the coding sequence ATGTATGTTTTTGTATTAGATAAAAACAAGCAACCACTCGACCCCTGCCATGCAGCAAGAGCGAGAGAATTATTAAAACAAGGGAGAGCAACAGTTTATAAACAGTATCCGTTCACAATAATAATTAAAGACCGAGAAGTAGGTCAATCAGTGATACATCCACATCAGGTAAAGATAGCTCCAGGCAGCAAAGTTACAGGTCTAACTGTACTCCAAGAAAATACGAATAGATGTGTATTTGCTGCTGAAATCAGCCATCGTGGGTTTCAAATTAAGCAAGCACTGTTATCAAGAAGGCAATTAAGACGTTCTCGACGCTTACGCAAAACACGTTATCGTAAACCACGTTTTCTTAACAGAAAACGTAAGAAAGGTTGGCTACCACCATCACTGCAATCTCGGATTGAGAATGTTTTAACTTGGGTAAACCGATTGCGTCATGTTTGCCCCATAACTGCAATTTCTCAAGAGCTAGTCAAATTTGACTTACAGAAACTCGAACAACCAGAGATACAAGGTGTAGATTATCAACGTGGTGAGTTATTTGGTTTTGAAGTTAAAGAGTATCTTTTGACCAAATGGGGGCATCAATGTGCTTATTGTAGTGTTAAAGATGTGCCATTACAAATTGAGCATATTGTCGCTAAATCTCGTGGTGGGACTAATCGTGTTAGTAATCTCACGTTAGCTTGTCAAAAATGTAATCAATCCAAAGGTAATCAACCAATCATCGAGTTTCTTAAAAAGAAACCTGAATTATTAAACCGGATTTTATCTCAAGCTAAAAAACCTTTAGTTGACGCTACTGCTGTGAATGTAACTCGTTGGGAATTATACCGAAGACTTCAACAAACTGGTTTACCAGTCGAAGTTGGTAGTGGTGGGCAGACTAAGTGGAACCGAACCAATCATAGAATTGAAAAATCTCACTGGGCTGATTCGCTGTGTGTGGGAGCTAGTACACCCAAAAAGTTGTTAATAAAGGGCATTAAACCTCTAGCGATTACAGCCAAAGGTCACGGTACTCGTCAGCGTTGCCGTACAAACAAGTTTGGATTTCCAAAAGCTCATGCACCTTCATCTAAATACTTTCAGGGTTTTACCACTGGCGATATTGTTAAAGCCAATATTCCAACTGGTAAATTCGCAGGGACTTATATAGGCAGAATTGCTATTAGATTCCGCCCTAGTTTTGTTCTATACTTTTTAGATAAAAAATTTGATGTTCATCCTAAATATTTGAATACTAGACAAAAGGCTGACGGTTATGAATATAAACAATAG
- a CDS encoding four helix bundle protein, translating to MEKQPIKSHEDLEAYKMAFDTAMKIFELSKKFPVEERYSLTDQIRRSSRSVCANLAEAWRKRRYEAAFIAKLNDSEAEAAETQTWIKFAVKCGYIDVDTGRELYGTYNRVLGIIVTIINNPLPWLVKR from the coding sequence ATGGAAAAGCAACCTATTAAAAGTCATGAAGACTTAGAAGCGTATAAAATGGCATTTGATACAGCTATGAAAATATTTGAACTTTCAAAAAAGTTTCCTGTTGAAGAGCGTTATTCTTTAACTGATCAGATACGTAGGTCATCCCGTTCTGTATGTGCAAATCTTGCAGAAGCGTGGAGAAAACGCCGTTATGAAGCTGCTTTTATTGCTAAGTTAAATGATAGTGAAGCTGAGGCAGCAGAAACCCAAACTTGGATAAAGTTTGCAGTTAAATGCGGTTATATAGATGTCGATACAGGCAGGGAACTTTATGGAACCTACAACCGAGTTTTAGGTATTATCGTAACGATAATTAATAACCCTCTACCTTGGCTTGTGAAACGTTAA
- a CDS encoding BRO family protein, translating to MSNLSIFVFEAQEVRFVGTPEKPEWIAADVCAILEIQNVSQALALFDADERGLCNVYTPGDDNPQGQEMLTVTEAGLYRLIFKSRKPVAKRFQRWVFHEVLPSLRRTGKYEIPKPNLCFEVNPN from the coding sequence ATGTCTAATTTATCAATTTTTGTTTTTGAGGCTCAAGAAGTTCGTTTCGTCGGCACTCCAGAAAAACCCGAATGGATTGCAGCGGATGTGTGTGCAATTCTGGAAATTCAAAACGTCTCACAAGCTTTAGCTCTTTTTGATGCGGATGAGAGGGGTCTATGTAATGTATATACCCCTGGCGATGACAATCCGCAAGGGCAGGAAATGCTAACAGTGACCGAGGCTGGGCTTTACCGATTGATTTTCAAGTCCCGTAAACCTGTTGCTAAACGTTTCCAGCGATGGGTTTTTCACGAAGTGCTTCCATCACTGCGGCGCACTGGAAAGTACGAAATTCCTAAGCCAAATCTCTGCTTTGAGGTGAACCCAAATTGA